gccccaaataaggttgtaggtgctagcttaatgaagaactaacctgttaaccttaaaGAGACGGAGAATGATGCTTAATTACGTAAGACGTGTGGCAGATGGTAGTTACGTAATGTGATGATGtctagaatgatagttagggtttgtatatataggcaaaccgtaattctagaaccatccgagataatggcaatcctttccataacgaactcccccgaatcacggatgtaattatggaaaagatatttacttgatagccaagtaatcgctgtaccgggaacaaaggcattagatacgaatccgcataccgcataacaaAGGCATCAGTGTCTTGGAAAGAAAAAATAttgttttttattattttttaattatgttttaaaattaatttaattattagaaaatacaatattaacacaaaataaacttcattaataataaaaaaaagttacataattaaaaattaaactACAAATTAAAAATACAATGCATAATAAAGACGTTATTTGTAACTCGAAAAGCCCAAAGATGTTCGACCAATTTCACTCTTCCCCCTCATCCTCCGCCTCCTCTTCCTCCTCCTGAGCTCGAATAGCCCAAACATGTTCGACTAAATCGCCTCGTAAACGTTCACGCACCTCCCGATCGTGTAATTCCTTCGTCCTGGCTTTATACTCTTCACATCTATCGTACCAAGTAGTTTGCATGTTTTGAACCGATTCATACACCCAATTATTCTCAGAAATATTGAGCTCATTATCTTCAACTATCATGTTATGCATTATGATACACGCATACATAATTCTTTGAATAGCCTTCAACGAATAAGGCCTTGCATGTTGTTGTAGTATATGCCAACGTCCTTGTAAAATACCAAAAGTCCTCTCAACATCCTTTCTTGCCTTAGATTGTTTGCGTGAAAAGTATTTACTCTTGGGATCAGCTGCACTCGAATACGCTTTAACAAACGATGCCCATTGAGGGTAAATCTCATCCGCTAAATAATAACCCCTTTTGTACTCCACACCATTAATAACATAAGGGATGTCTGGGAAATTATCATTAAGCATCGATTTGAACAAAGGACTGGTATTTAACACATTTATGTCATTGTTTGACCCAGCAACCCCAAAATAAGCATGCCATATCCAATTATCATACGAGGCAACGGCTTCAAGCATAATAGTTGGATGACTATGATCTCCTCGCTTAAATTGGCCTTGCCATGCAACCGGACATTTTTCCCAAacccaatgcatacaatctataCTACCTAGCATGCCGGGAAAGTCATGCTTTTCCTCATGAACCTCGTATAAACGTTCCATGTCCTCACGAGTAGGCTCGCGCATATAATCATTTGAATATAAAACAGTAATACATCTACAAAAATTCTGTAAACTTTCACGAGCTACACGTTCCGACATTTGTAAATACTCGTCTAACGCATCCGGTGCATAACCGTATGCCAACTGACGAAGTGCCGCCGTTATTTTTAAATGTGTACTAATACCTAACTCGCCACGGCAATCAGGTTTAACATGAAACCATTCAAAATATTCAGGTAAACGATTTGCAGAAAAATTTAATATACCTTCCATAATTCGGTTGAATACACGTCTCCTCATTTGAAGTCGACGTTTGAACTCCACTTTGCTATACTTCGGACGTTCAGCAAAATAGTCTCTTATGAGGCGTTCATGTGCTTCATGGTGATCACGTCTGATATAGCGTCGCGTTAAACGAACATTAGAACTATCGCCCTCGTCACTTTGATCGGCCTCTAACATTTCGAGTGCAAGCATCGTATACTCATCGTCGGAAGATGAATAGGCCATTGtattttttattatttgtattgtatAAAAAATGAGAGAAGTGAGGTTTGTGTGAGTATATAGTATGTGATTTGTGTGTGTATTTATAGAGGTTTAATatgtaatataaaaaaaagaaaaaaaaacagatgCCAACGGCTAGAAATATGAAAATGGGGCCCACTTAATCATCAAACACCAAAGTCTTGGACCCGACGCCGGCCACCTCGAAGCTGGACCGACGCCGGGGTGGTGTGGTGGCGTCGGTTAAAAGTCGGCCTCCGACGTTGGGGTGCTTGCTCCCACACCGAGAGATCTTATAATTAAAACTTGAAATTTTCATTAAAAGAAAAATCGGAAAACGTTATATAATATGAAATTTATAGATTTACCCTCATGTATTTTGGTTCTCCAGTTCTTCCTTTTTTGATATGTATTTTGGTTCTCCAGTTCTTccttttttgatatatatatatatatatatatatatatatatatatatatatatatatatatatatatatatatatatatatatatatatataacataccacAATCAATAAAAAAATTTAAGgtttatatatatactaggtttttaagcccgtgcgttgcacgagtgtgtacaaaaccgtgcaaaaaatgtaatttgcggTTCATATTCATATGTAAGTAGCGATACtaaaaaaagaaaaagtataagaattatttaagagctcatagtgttgacaaatttaaaaaaaattgagtttaagagcccgtggtgttgaaaaaatttaaaaattcCTTTTGATTTTGAGGGTctgtggtgttgacgaattttaaaagttcttttgagtttaagagcccgtggtattgacaaattttaaaagtggtgttagtaacttaatgtctgCAACTAAAATGTACTTTGCAATGTAATTTGcggttcatattggtatgtaaataccaATACTAAAAAAATAGGATgaatataagaattatttaagagcccgtgatattgacaaattttaaaaattcttttgagttaaaGAGCCCGtaatgttgacaaattttaaaagtagtGTTAGTAACTTAAagtctacaattttttttttatttctcgcTATTAATACCTTTTTaattatatgtaatttatatactACATAATATCTAGAGAAAATATGAGTACATAATATACTGTTGCATTCAAATGAAAACGTTTTGACTATAACTTTTGGTGCGAACGGATATTGACCAATCAATATGT
This genomic window from Rutidosis leptorrhynchoides isolate AG116_Rl617_1_P2 chromosome 2, CSIRO_AGI_Rlap_v1, whole genome shotgun sequence contains:
- the LOC139894691 gene encoding uncharacterized protein, with product MAYSSSDDEYTMLALEMLEADQSDEGDSSNVRLTRRYIRRDHHEAHERLIRDYFAERPKYSKVEFKRRLQMRRRVFNRIMEGILNFSANRLPEYFEWFHVKPDCRGELGISTHLKITAALRQLAYGYAPDALDEYLQMSERVARESLQNFCRCITVLYSNDYMREPTREDMERLYEVHEEKHDFPGMLGSIDCMHWVWEKCPVAWQGQFKRGDHSHPTIMLEAVASYDNWIWHAYFGVAGSNNDINVLNTSPLFKSMLNDNFPDIPYVINGVEYKRGYYLADEIYPQWASFVKAYSSAADPKSKYFSRKQSKARKDVERTFGILQGRWHILQQHARPYSLKAIQRIMYACIIMHNMIVEDNELNISENNWVYESVQNMQTTWYDRCEEYKARTKELHDREVRERLRGDLVEHVWAIRAQEEEEEAEDEGEE